The genomic stretch TTTGATAGAATACGATAGGAAAATGGCATTTAACCACATCTAAATCAAAATAGAACAAGAAGCAGTTACCCTTCTTTCTGTCCAAATCCTGAACCAGGGACTGTGGAAATGCCAGTGGCCTCCAAAAGCTTGAGACAGTAGAAAACATCAGGAACTTTTCCAGCCCTTTTGGCAGCGTCTATTGCTTTAGGTGGCAATCTTATTTGAGGAAATGAATACATGGCACCTAAAACCAAAATCTACGATGTCATACAATGATCACATATAGATTGGGAAAGAGATCACGAAATGAAAGATGTTAAAAATAGCCAAGAAACAACAATTTACCTTCTGTGAAATTGCATATCACATTTCTGCAGCTGTTGAATCCATCAGTCATCATCCTAGCTCTTCTCCTTAAAGATTCCAGGATCCCTTTGCTGCGTTGTTTTGATCATAAAACACTGTTATTACCTGCTCAAAGCAGACAATTCTTTGACTTTGACAGTGGACGTCAACATCCATTAACTAGTTTGGTAATCAGATTGACAGTTTAGCATGGTACTAGATCAAAGGGGAATGTCCTTGGTTCCATTTCATAAGATTATCATGAATACTGAATTGACTCCCAAGGAACTAAATCTTAGCAGGCATACCTTTCCCTAATGAACTGCTCATATGAAATATCTCCAGGTTTAGGCGGGTTGACCATCAGCCCCATCTGTAAAGAGGTAGACTTTTTAATTGGAATAATAACGAGAAACAAGAACTGGATTTCCCAGTTAAGTAGATAAAAATACCACTACAGAGTGTGCAAGTCTACTTACGAATATCTGTGCAGGGACATTTGGACTGAGTGATACTGATGCAACCTTATAAATCTCATCAACAGTCTGCAGCATAaatcataacaaacaaaaatgacTTTTGGATGTTTGTAGTTCAAATACTGCCGGAATTTAAAGATCCTTCTTATGTTTAATTTCAATACTGCATGTCGCAAAATACATGAGACTGAAAACAGTGAACAATTATTATGAAAAGGAGAAatctatttgataaaaagaaaaccttTGGAGGAATGTTGGTCATCTCAAAGTATCCACCCCGCTGCCCACATTCACCCCAATATCCTTTGGACACGGTGTGGAAAGAAATGAGCTGAACTTCCTTGCTTACGCGTGGCCCCATGCCCAACAAAACCTTCCAAAGTCGCAACAAAAATATGACTAATACAAGTTGTAACTCCAGGTAATAAACACTTGAATTTCGAGGCAAAACAATATTTACCTTTCTAGCACTGATAAAAGGACGCTCATCCTGATAAATGTTCTGCTGATAAACTTCGTCTCCAAGAAGAACCAAGTTTTCTTGGTAACAGAAGTGCAAAATTTCCCTTAAATTAGCTTCACTAAGACACTGACCAGTGGGGTTGCCTGGGTTAATAATCACCATTGCTCTTACCTGATCACATATCAATCAtgttaaagatttattttgcaATGATGAGTGCTACAAGATAAGTTGGGTCAGCAGGTAATTAATGCACGTTTAGTTTTCAAATGGAAGAGGACAATAAACCAATCTTcacaagtatatatataatctcagAGGGTGATTGTTCAAATAACTGGCTAAACCCGGACAGTTAAACCAGTACCCTGATCCATTCTGTTTTTACAGTTTTCAGTTAACTTCTTAGGTTTCAATTTCCAAATAGATAGCAAGCAATTGCATATATAAAAGGAAGAGTCAAAGCATACTAACAGTTATTCCTTTAGAGCGAGCTTGTGCAACTGACTGTCTCAGGTCATTTACATCAAGACCCCAGTTTGCTGTCTCTTCTAGAAAATATGGAACAAGGGAGCCCCCAAATAGAGAAATTGCAGCAGAGTAAAGTGGGTACTGTGGCACTGGAACCAAAATCTGACAAATATGCAGTTTTTGTATCAACAAGCATTATCTTGTAAACGGTACTATAATCGTACTAAGACAAAGAAAACCTCCATTGTTTCCAGCAGGAAAGAAGGGATTGGAAAGTTGTAGAAGAAGCAGcttaaattcaatcaaagaggGAGACAATAGTACTTGCAGGGAAGTGTACTTACCCCATCACTTTCACCTCTGATAATAGTATTCAAGATCTGCATAACACCTTTGCTGGCACCATCAGTGAGAAATATGAGTTCTGGGTCACTGTCAACAAAGCAAGCAGCAAAGTGAACTTCGGCTTACCACTTCCAGTCCAAAGATAACTATTTATTCGAAACAcaactttggtttttatttttttcatgtagtcAAAGAGttgaacaataaaaatcaatggcTATAACACATCACCTTGGATATCCATCACGCCTTTCAATGAAATCTGCTACCTCCTTCCTAACTCCCGGCATACCTCGGGAGTCAGTGTAAGCACCTGAACATATGAACAAGAGTAACTTTAATTTGCATTGCAGGCTGATGTCTCAGTGGAACTACTCTTTAATTAGCTAGACTTCAGCAACACAGTATTGAAAACCATAAAGTTGTTAAGACAAGAACATATGTGAAAGGAATATTGGCGAGAATGAAATAACATTAGGAAAGATATGTGTAGAGTAGGCATAAGGGGAAGCATCTAGAAcacaacaaactaaaaaaaaagtcataataTTTCAACGCATGTGATCTAATGACCCTCCATAGACCACCCCCATATACGCATGATACATCGAAATACTCGA from Populus alba chromosome 8, ASM523922v2, whole genome shotgun sequence encodes the following:
- the LOC118037955 gene encoding glutamate--glyoxylate aminotransferase 2, which produces MAPRALDYESLNENVKKVQYAVRGELYLRASELQKEGKKIIFTNVGNPHALGQKPLTFPRQVVALCQAPFLLDDPNVGLFFPADAIAKAKHYLAMTIGGLGAYTDSRGMPGVRKEVADFIERRDGYPSDPELIFLTDGASKGVMQILNTIIRGESDGILVPVPQYPLYSAAISLFGGSLVPYFLEETANWGLDVNDLRQSVAQARSKGITVRAMVIINPGNPTGQCLSEANLREILHFCYQENLVLLGDEVYQQNIYQDERPFISARKVLLGMGPRVSKEVQLISFHTVSKGYWGECGQRGGYFEMTNIPPKTVDEIYKVASVSLSPNVPAQIFMGLMVNPPKPGDISYEQFIRESKGILESLRRRARMMTDGFNSCRNVICNFTEGAMYSFPQIRLPPKAIDAAKRAGKVPDVFYCLKLLEATGISTVPGSGFGQKEGVFHLRTTILPAEEDMPEIMDSFKKFNDEFMEQYEGRGGYSRL